From the genome of Gracilinanus agilis isolate LMUSP501 chromosome 2, AgileGrace, whole genome shotgun sequence, one region includes:
- the NCOA5 gene encoding nuclear receptor coactivator 5 isoform X2 produces the protein MNTAPARPSPARRDPYGFGDGRDARRDRSPVRGSPRREPRDGRNGRDARDSRDMRDPRDARDMRDPRDSRDMRDPRDSRDMRDPRDSRDMRDPRDMRDPRDARDIRDPRDIRDLRDLGDPRELRDPRDMRDLRNIRDVPRDPMYDRYQEVRDSRDPVYNREESYDRYLRMEEYYRRKDDTYFDRYREHFDGRAPPGPESQSRAKERLKREERRREELYRQYFEEIQRRFDAERPVDCSVIVVNKQTKDYAESVGRKVRDLGMVVDLIFLNTEMSLTQALEDVGRGGSPFAIVITQQHQVHRSCTVNIMFGTPQEHRNMPQADAMVLVARNYERYKTESREKEREEIARQAAKMADEAIMQERERATAAPMEEGVRGGHPPAIQSLLNLLADNRYLTAEETDKIINYLRERKERLIRSSGDLLPATISRQPLGATSGTSLKSQSSLPSPQPLQSSQALPPATPAPASAPTPQQELQAKILSLFNSGAATAAAAAVVANSSPTPATAPPTGTQNQNFATMANNQSQQRSQASGNQPPSILGQGGSACNVGPRPGAPSQGLFGQSSSRLAPASNVAGQRPVSSTYINFDNPSVQKALDTLIQSGPALSHLVSQTTAQVGRSQAPLGSYQRHY, from the exons atgaatacGGCTCCAGCAAGACCCAGCCCAGCACGAAG GGATCCATATGGTTTTGGAGATGGTCGGGATGCAAGACGGGATCGGTCCCCAGTTCGAGGCAGCCCAAGGAGAGAACCCAGGGATGGCAGGAATGGCCGAGATGCCCGAGACTCCAGAGACATGCGGGACCCCAGGGATGCCAGAGACATGCGGGACCCCAGGGATTCTAGAGACATGCGGGACCCCAGGGATTCTAGAGACATGCGGGACCCCAGGGATTCTAGAGACATGCGGGATCCCAGGGATATGAGGGATCCCAGAGATGCCAGAGACATTCGGGATCCTCGGGATATAAGAGATCTCAGGGACCTTGGAGATCCTCGAGAGCTGAGAGATCCCAGGGATATGAGAGATCTACGTAATATTCGGGATGTCCCACGAGACCCTATGTATGACAGATACCAAGAAGTGAGGGATTCACGGGATCCTGTCTATAATAG AGAAGAATCATATGACCGTTATCTGCGCATGGAAGAGTATTACAGAAGGAAGGATGACACTTATTTTGATCGTTACAGAGAACATTTTGATGGACGAGCTCCCCCAGGCCCAGAAAGTCAGTCTCGTGCTAAAG AACGTCTGAAACGTGAGGAGCGGCGTAGAGAAGAGCTGTATCGTCAGTATTTTGAGGAAATCCAAAGGCGCTTTGATGCTGAAAGGCCTGTAGATTGCTCTGTGATCGTGGTCAACAAGCAGACAAA AGACTATGCTGAGTCCGTGGGGAGGAAAGTTCGAGACTTAGGCATGGTGGTAGACCTAATTTTCCTAAACACAGAAATGTCACTGACACAGGCCCTGGAGGATGTTGGCAGAGGTGGATCTCCCTTTGCCATTGTCATCACCCAGCAGCACCAAGTTCATCGATCCTGTACAGTTAATATCATGTTTGGTACTCCACAAG AGCATCGTAACATGCCCCAAGCAGATGCCATGGTGCTGGTAGCAAGGAACTATGAACGCTACAAGACTGAATCTCGGGAGAAGGAACGAGAGGAAATCGCCAGGCAGGCAGCCAAGATGGCAGATGAGGCCATTATGCAGGAAAGGGAACGAGCAACAGCAGCCCCCATGGAGGAGGGGGTTCGAGGGGGCCACCCACCTGCCATCCAGAGCCTCCTCAATTTACTGGCTGATAACAGGTACCTCACTGCCGAAGAAACAGACAAGATCATTAACTATTTACGTGAGCGGAAGGAACGGCTTATAAGGAGCAGCGGGGACCTTCTGCCAG CTACTATTTCCCGACAACCCCTTGGGGCAACTTCGGGCACTTCACTGAAATCCCAGTCCAGCCTGCCTAGCCCCCAGCCTCTCCAGAGCAGTCAGGCACTCCCTCCGGCAACACCAGCTCCAGCATCAGCCCCCACCCCACAGCAGGAGCTTCAGGCCAAAATCCTCAGCCTCTTTAATAGTGGTGCTGCCACTGCTGCTGCAGCAGCTGTTGTGGCCAACAGCAGTCCTACCCCTGCCACAGCTCCCCCAACAGGCACACAGAACCAGAATTTTGCCACCATGGCTAACAACCAGTCTCAACAAAGATCACAGGCTTCAGGCAACCAGCCTCCAAGTATCTTGGGACAGGGAGGCTCTGCCTGCAACGTAGGCCCCAGGCCCGGGGCGCCATCTCAAGGGCTCTTCGGCCAGTCCTCCAGTCGCCTGGCACCTGCAAGCAATGTTGCTGGCCAAAGGCCAGTGTCCTCCACATATATCAACTTTGATAATCCAAGTGTACAGAAAGCCCTGGACACCTTGATCCAGAGTGGTCCTGCCCTTTCTCACCTGGTGAGTCAAACCACAGCACAGGTGGGACGATCCCAAGCCCCTCTGGGATCCTACCAGAGGCATTACTGA
- the NCOA5 gene encoding nuclear receptor coactivator 5 isoform X1, with amino-acid sequence MNTAPARPSPARRDPYGFGDGRDARRDRSPVRGSPRREPRDGRNGRDARDSRDMRDPRDARDMRDPRDSRDMRDPRDSRDMRDPRDSRDMRDPRDMRDPRDARDIRDPRDIRDLRDLGDPRELRDPRDMRDLRNIRDVPRDPMYDRYQEVRDSRDPVYNRREESYDRYLRMEEYYRRKDDTYFDRYREHFDGRAPPGPESQSRAKERLKREERRREELYRQYFEEIQRRFDAERPVDCSVIVVNKQTKDYAESVGRKVRDLGMVVDLIFLNTEMSLTQALEDVGRGGSPFAIVITQQHQVHRSCTVNIMFGTPQEHRNMPQADAMVLVARNYERYKTESREKEREEIARQAAKMADEAIMQERERATAAPMEEGVRGGHPPAIQSLLNLLADNRYLTAEETDKIINYLRERKERLIRSSGDLLPATISRQPLGATSGTSLKSQSSLPSPQPLQSSQALPPATPAPASAPTPQQELQAKILSLFNSGAATAAAAAVVANSSPTPATAPPTGTQNQNFATMANNQSQQRSQASGNQPPSILGQGGSACNVGPRPGAPSQGLFGQSSSRLAPASNVAGQRPVSSTYINFDNPSVQKALDTLIQSGPALSHLVSQTTAQVGRSQAPLGSYQRHY; translated from the exons atgaatacGGCTCCAGCAAGACCCAGCCCAGCACGAAG GGATCCATATGGTTTTGGAGATGGTCGGGATGCAAGACGGGATCGGTCCCCAGTTCGAGGCAGCCCAAGGAGAGAACCCAGGGATGGCAGGAATGGCCGAGATGCCCGAGACTCCAGAGACATGCGGGACCCCAGGGATGCCAGAGACATGCGGGACCCCAGGGATTCTAGAGACATGCGGGACCCCAGGGATTCTAGAGACATGCGGGACCCCAGGGATTCTAGAGACATGCGGGATCCCAGGGATATGAGGGATCCCAGAGATGCCAGAGACATTCGGGATCCTCGGGATATAAGAGATCTCAGGGACCTTGGAGATCCTCGAGAGCTGAGAGATCCCAGGGATATGAGAGATCTACGTAATATTCGGGATGTCCCACGAGACCCTATGTATGACAGATACCAAGAAGTGAGGGATTCACGGGATCCTGTCTATAATAG GAGAGAAGAATCATATGACCGTTATCTGCGCATGGAAGAGTATTACAGAAGGAAGGATGACACTTATTTTGATCGTTACAGAGAACATTTTGATGGACGAGCTCCCCCAGGCCCAGAAAGTCAGTCTCGTGCTAAAG AACGTCTGAAACGTGAGGAGCGGCGTAGAGAAGAGCTGTATCGTCAGTATTTTGAGGAAATCCAAAGGCGCTTTGATGCTGAAAGGCCTGTAGATTGCTCTGTGATCGTGGTCAACAAGCAGACAAA AGACTATGCTGAGTCCGTGGGGAGGAAAGTTCGAGACTTAGGCATGGTGGTAGACCTAATTTTCCTAAACACAGAAATGTCACTGACACAGGCCCTGGAGGATGTTGGCAGAGGTGGATCTCCCTTTGCCATTGTCATCACCCAGCAGCACCAAGTTCATCGATCCTGTACAGTTAATATCATGTTTGGTACTCCACAAG AGCATCGTAACATGCCCCAAGCAGATGCCATGGTGCTGGTAGCAAGGAACTATGAACGCTACAAGACTGAATCTCGGGAGAAGGAACGAGAGGAAATCGCCAGGCAGGCAGCCAAGATGGCAGATGAGGCCATTATGCAGGAAAGGGAACGAGCAACAGCAGCCCCCATGGAGGAGGGGGTTCGAGGGGGCCACCCACCTGCCATCCAGAGCCTCCTCAATTTACTGGCTGATAACAGGTACCTCACTGCCGAAGAAACAGACAAGATCATTAACTATTTACGTGAGCGGAAGGAACGGCTTATAAGGAGCAGCGGGGACCTTCTGCCAG CTACTATTTCCCGACAACCCCTTGGGGCAACTTCGGGCACTTCACTGAAATCCCAGTCCAGCCTGCCTAGCCCCCAGCCTCTCCAGAGCAGTCAGGCACTCCCTCCGGCAACACCAGCTCCAGCATCAGCCCCCACCCCACAGCAGGAGCTTCAGGCCAAAATCCTCAGCCTCTTTAATAGTGGTGCTGCCACTGCTGCTGCAGCAGCTGTTGTGGCCAACAGCAGTCCTACCCCTGCCACAGCTCCCCCAACAGGCACACAGAACCAGAATTTTGCCACCATGGCTAACAACCAGTCTCAACAAAGATCACAGGCTTCAGGCAACCAGCCTCCAAGTATCTTGGGACAGGGAGGCTCTGCCTGCAACGTAGGCCCCAGGCCCGGGGCGCCATCTCAAGGGCTCTTCGGCCAGTCCTCCAGTCGCCTGGCACCTGCAAGCAATGTTGCTGGCCAAAGGCCAGTGTCCTCCACATATATCAACTTTGATAATCCAAGTGTACAGAAAGCCCTGGACACCTTGATCCAGAGTGGTCCTGCCCTTTCTCACCTGGTGAGTCAAACCACAGCACAGGTGGGACGATCCCAAGCCCCTCTGGGATCCTACCAGAGGCATTACTGA